In one Umezawaea sp. Da 62-37 genomic region, the following are encoded:
- a CDS encoding acyl-CoA dehydrogenase family protein has protein sequence MIQLDDRLLALRAQVREWGADFRALGLALDRDPELIREHFDLPAVRYLSTMGIPPEYGNVPIPIAGNRFYGTLALERAIIMEELSCADVGMLVASPGPLLAGVLIDLLADEQQKDWFYGRMLESPLWTFFALTEPDRGSDAGALSTTVVPATADRPALLSGAKRYVGNAARAQLGVVFARTSPGPLGINAVLVENPSTGFHAEALETIGLRGARISAITMDEVEIPPERFLGRHLSPSRRGMWAFVQTFNLLRPGVAAIALGIARAAHEYVITHRTSLRRDECDRLDLLARRIDGARRLVHLAAAAVDARTGDGYLASAAKVRAAQLAHDATQEACTFFGAGARLEHPVLDKLVRDARGMEFIEGTSNMQKLNLFQGLFTGKLDREDPFRTAPLAAV, from the coding sequence CGCAGGTCCGCGAGTGGGGCGCCGACTTCCGGGCGCTCGGGTTGGCGCTCGACCGCGACCCGGAGCTGATCCGGGAGCACTTCGACCTGCCCGCCGTGCGGTACCTGTCCACCATGGGCATCCCTCCGGAGTACGGCAACGTGCCGATCCCCATCGCGGGCAACAGGTTCTACGGGACCCTCGCCCTGGAACGGGCGATCATCATGGAGGAGCTGTCCTGCGCCGACGTCGGCATGCTGGTCGCCTCACCGGGTCCGCTGCTCGCGGGCGTGCTGATCGACCTGCTGGCCGACGAGCAGCAGAAGGACTGGTTCTACGGCCGGATGCTGGAAAGTCCTCTGTGGACGTTCTTCGCGCTGACCGAGCCCGACCGCGGGTCCGACGCCGGTGCGCTGAGCACGACGGTCGTTCCCGCCACCGCCGACCGGCCCGCGCTGCTCAGCGGCGCCAAGCGGTACGTCGGCAACGCGGCCCGCGCCCAGCTCGGCGTGGTGTTCGCGCGGACCAGCCCCGGCCCGCTGGGCATCAACGCCGTCCTGGTCGAGAACCCCAGCACCGGCTTCCACGCCGAGGCGCTGGAGACCATCGGCCTGCGCGGCGCGCGGATCAGCGCGATCACCATGGACGAGGTCGAGATCCCGCCGGAGCGGTTCCTCGGACGGCACCTCTCGCCGTCGCGGCGGGGGATGTGGGCGTTCGTGCAGACGTTCAACCTGCTCCGACCCGGCGTCGCGGCCATCGCGCTGGGCATCGCGCGGGCCGCGCACGAGTACGTGATCACGCACCGCACCTCGTTGCGGCGCGACGAGTGCGACCGGCTCGACCTGCTGGCCCGCCGGATCGACGGCGCCCGCAGGCTGGTGCACCTGGCGGCGGCCGCGGTCGACGCGAGGACCGGTGACGGCTACCTGGCGTCGGCGGCGAAGGTGCGGGCCGCCCAGCTCGCGCACGACGCGACCCAGGAGGCGTGCACGTTCTTCGGGGCGGGCGCGCGGCTGGAGCACCCGGTGCTGGACAAGCTGGTCCGCGACGCGCGGGGCATGGAGTTCATCGAGGGCACCTCGAACATGCAGAAGCTCAACCTGTTCCAGGGGTTGTTCACCGGCAAGCTCGACCGCGAGGACCCGTTCCGCACGGCTCCGCTCGCGGCGGTGTGA